In Primulina eburnea isolate SZY01 chromosome 14, ASM2296580v1, whole genome shotgun sequence, the following proteins share a genomic window:
- the LOC140812295 gene encoding uncharacterized protein — MKAANPKDRKVDKILHKILQRISPKKPEDFTSSPIHSLSIGIGEDNDLHKSVEEHLSPNIPVGQNDASNFNHSISKTAGEVLVGETVVNNELEDLTKKGECEFDDTHDFDLEQPEDDQWDEGFVSSDSDSIFSSQAEMQINHESVDMDLQQLFQIEEEKQKDNQTSIQGGGQSFTPDKLGSERVYQQSLDEAEGIMAQLTPQKDCTSFRSEKVAIKSMGKLSRELVRLHSGVNYEKGSASKGPTRLL, encoded by the exons ATGAAGGCAGCCAATCCTAAAGATAGAAAAGTGGATAAAATATTGCATAAAATATTGCAGCGGATCTCACCAAAAAAACCCGAGGATTTTACTAGCTCTCCTATACATTCTTTGTCCATCGGAATTGGGGAGGATAATGATCTTCACAAGTCAGTCGAAGAACATCTTTCACCTAATATTCCAGTAGGGCAGAATGACGCTTCAAACTTCAACCACTCGATCTCAAAGACTGCGGGGGAAGTTTTGGTAGGGGAGACAGTCGTTAACAACGAACTGGAGGACTTGACCAAGAAAGGAGAGTGCGAGTTTGACGACACACACGACTTTGATCTTGAGCAACCTGAGGATGACCAATGGGATGAGGGATTTGTATCTTCGGATTCAGATAGCATCTTCTCCTCTCAAGCAGAGATGCAGATTAATCATGAATCTGTAGATATGGATTTACAGCAGCTGTTTCAGATAGAAGAGGAGAAGCAGAAAGATAACCAAACGTCGATTCAAG GAGGGGGTCAATCATTTACTCCTGACAAGTTGGGGTCCGAGAGAGTATACCAGCAAAGTTTGGATGAAGCAGAAGGAATCATGGCTCAATTAACACCACAGAAAGATTGTACTTCTTTCAGAAGTGAAAAGGTTGCGATCAAATCCATGGGTAAGCTTAGCAGAGAACTTGTTAGATTGCACAGCGGGGTTAACTATGAGAAAGGATCGGCTTCGAAGGGTCCCACTCGTCTGTTATGA